Proteins from one Ramlibacter sp. PS4R-6 genomic window:
- a CDS encoding M20 aminoacylase family protein gives MLAPRLKANGRAFAHIAQFVPELTALRRDLHAHPELGFEEVYTSARVVEALKVCGVDEIHTGIGKTGVVAVVRGKSTQSGRMIGLRADMDALTMTEQNDFAWKSTKSGMMHGCGHDGHTAMLVGAARYLAETRNFDGTAVLVFQPGEEGFAGAKAMVDDGLFDRWPVEAIFAMHNWPSMKPGTIGINMGAMMAAADRVTIEVTGKGGHGAHPYLAVDPVLVCAHIITAAQSIVSRNIRPIDSAVVSLCAINAGDVHAMSVIPGSATIVGTIRTFKTEVQALVERRLQEIASAVALGFGATASVRYERSYPATVNTPDEASFAADVAESLVGPEHVDRDLEPSMGAEDFSFMLQNKPGAYLRLGQGADNCFLHNARYDFNDDVLPLGSALHASLAEQGMPLAAS, from the coding sequence ATGCTTGCCCCGCGCCTGAAGGCCAACGGCCGCGCCTTCGCCCACATCGCCCAGTTCGTGCCCGAGCTCACCGCGCTGCGCCGCGACCTGCACGCGCACCCGGAACTCGGCTTCGAGGAGGTCTACACCTCCGCGCGCGTGGTCGAGGCGCTCAAGGTCTGCGGCGTCGACGAGATCCACACCGGCATCGGCAAGACGGGCGTCGTTGCAGTGGTGCGCGGCAAGAGCACGCAAAGCGGCCGCATGATCGGCCTGCGTGCCGACATGGACGCGCTGACCATGACCGAGCAGAACGACTTCGCGTGGAAGTCGACCAAGAGCGGCATGATGCACGGCTGCGGCCACGACGGCCACACGGCGATGCTGGTGGGCGCCGCGCGCTACCTCGCCGAGACGCGCAACTTCGACGGCACCGCGGTGCTCGTCTTCCAGCCCGGCGAGGAAGGCTTCGCCGGCGCGAAGGCCATGGTCGACGACGGCCTGTTCGACCGCTGGCCGGTCGAGGCGATCTTCGCCATGCACAACTGGCCCTCGATGAAGCCCGGCACCATCGGCATCAACATGGGGGCCATGATGGCCGCGGCCGACCGCGTGACCATCGAGGTGACCGGCAAGGGCGGGCACGGCGCGCATCCCTACCTTGCGGTCGATCCCGTGCTCGTGTGCGCGCACATCATCACCGCCGCGCAGAGCATCGTCTCGCGCAACATCCGCCCCATCGACAGCGCCGTGGTGAGCCTGTGCGCGATCAACGCCGGCGACGTGCACGCGATGAGCGTGATCCCTGGCAGCGCCACCATCGTGGGCACCATCCGCACGTTCAAGACCGAAGTGCAGGCGCTGGTCGAAAGGCGCCTGCAGGAGATCGCGTCGGCGGTGGCGCTGGGTTTCGGCGCGACGGCCTCGGTGAGGTACGAGCGCTCGTATCCCGCCACGGTGAACACGCCGGACGAAGCGAGCTTCGCCGCCGACGTGGCCGAAAGCCTCGTGGGCCCCGAGCACGTGGACCGCGACCTCGAGCCGAGCATGGGCGCCGAGGACTTCTCGTTCATGCTGCAGAACAAGCCGGGCGCCTACCTGCGCCTGGGGCAGGGCGCGGACAACTGCTTCCTGCACAACGCCCGCTACGATTTCAACGACGATGTCCTTCCGCTTGGCTCCGCGCTCCACGCGAGCCTGGCCGAGCAGGGGATGCCGCTGGCCGCCTCATGA
- a CDS encoding ABC transporter permease: protein MFAFILRRLFQAAIVMVAVAFIAFLLFQYVGDPVVFLLGQDATPQQIRELRRDLGLDQPFYVQFMHFLGNAAQGEFGLSLRQGAKVSRLIGERFPATLELALVAAVIAVVIGIPMGVYSALRRGTFLSQVFLTISLLGVSLPTFLIGILLILVFAVLLGIAPSFGRGDVVKIGWWSSGLLTRDGWAHIVLPGITLAIFQLTLIMRLVRAEMLEVLRTDYIKFARARGLTDRAIHFGHALKNTLVPVMTIIGLQLGTLIAFSIITETVFQWPGMGLLFIQAVTFADIPVMAAYLCLIALIFVIINLVVDMLYFAVDPRLRVEAAKGH from the coding sequence ATGTTCGCTTTCATCCTGCGCCGCTTGTTCCAGGCCGCGATCGTCATGGTGGCGGTGGCCTTCATCGCCTTCCTGCTGTTCCAGTACGTCGGCGACCCGGTCGTGTTCCTGCTGGGCCAGGACGCCACGCCCCAGCAGATCCGCGAGCTGCGCCGCGACCTAGGCCTCGACCAGCCCTTCTACGTCCAGTTCATGCACTTCCTCGGCAACGCGGCGCAAGGCGAGTTCGGCCTGTCGCTGCGCCAGGGCGCCAAGGTCTCGCGCCTGATCGGCGAGCGCTTTCCCGCCACGCTTGAGCTGGCGCTCGTCGCCGCCGTCATCGCGGTGGTGATCGGCATCCCGATGGGCGTGTACTCGGCGCTGCGCCGGGGGACTTTCCTGTCGCAGGTCTTCCTCACGATCTCGCTGCTGGGCGTGTCGCTGCCCACCTTCCTGATCGGCATCCTGCTGATCCTGGTGTTCGCGGTGCTGCTGGGCATCGCGCCCAGCTTCGGCCGCGGCGACGTCGTGAAGATCGGCTGGTGGTCCAGCGGGCTGCTCACGCGCGACGGCTGGGCGCACATCGTGCTGCCGGGCATCACGCTCGCGATCTTCCAGCTCACGCTGATCATGCGGCTGGTGCGCGCGGAAATGCTGGAGGTGCTGCGCACCGACTACATCAAGTTCGCGCGCGCCCGCGGCCTGACGGACCGCGCCATCCATTTCGGGCATGCGCTGAAGAACACGCTGGTGCCCGTGATGACCATCATCGGCCTGCAGCTGGGCACGCTCATCGCGTTTTCGATCATCACCGAGACGGTGTTCCAGTGGCCCGGCATGGGCCTCCTGTTCATCCAGGCGGTCACCTTCGCCGACATCCCGGTGATGGCCGCCTACCTGTGCCTGATCGCGCTGATCTTCGTGATCATCAACCTCGTCGTCGACATGCTGTATTTCGCCGTCGACCCGCGCCTGCGGGTCGAGGCGGCCAAAGGACACTGA